One genomic region from Thermococcus sp. encodes:
- a CDS encoding Hsp20/alpha crystallin family protein has translation MAWRRDRYWDPFDIMREIQEEIDAIFRDVMRGPRLWGDREPAGGYETTSESWREPFVDIFDRGDRFVITAELPGVRKEDIKLRVTEDAVYLEAQIKREKELEEEGAIRIERYYSGYRRAIRLPEEVIPEKAKARYNNGVLEIEVPKKKPTKTEKGGFEVKIE, from the coding sequence ATGGCTTGGAGGAGGGATCGCTATTGGGACCCATTTGACATCATGAGAGAGATACAGGAGGAGATTGACGCTATCTTCCGCGACGTCATGCGAGGTCCAAGGCTCTGGGGAGATAGAGAACCCGCTGGAGGATACGAGACCACCAGTGAGTCATGGAGGGAGCCTTTCGTTGACATTTTCGACCGCGGCGATAGGTTCGTCATAACCGCGGAACTCCCGGGTGTTAGAAAGGAGGACATCAAGCTCCGCGTTACCGAAGACGCCGTCTATCTCGAAGCCCAGATAAAGCGCGAGAAGGAGCTTGAGGAGGAGGGCGCCATAAGGATCGAACGCTACTACAGCGGCTATCGCAGGGCCATCAGGTTACCAGAGGAAGTTATCCCGGAGAAGGCCAAAGCCAGGTACAACAACGGCGTCCTCGAGATAGAGGTTCCAAAGAAGAAGCCCACGAAAACCGAGAAGGGCGGCTTTGAGGTCAAAATTGAGTAG
- a CDS encoding MBL fold metallo-hydrolase, whose translation MLIGKVGLDSSARFTFQSHAHTDHFVSGRVIFATKATKFLSHLRKGGFYREIGFGKSFYLGDYKARLYPAGHMLGSAGIKLWLDNGTLFYTGDTKWFKLRTAEKSRFPRADFLIIEATFGVPSFTFPSPKEAEKKLVAFVEEALDRGERPVLYVNQTGKAQEVMKILDVHDYTVRPSEEMVKVARVYSKFGIRFRNIASNGDVVLHSYHSPKVENPLNPWELTVSGFGGLKLSNHADFWELMRIIERVNPERVFTVYGFTREFARILEGMVIEAHPIGVNSPIDRFL comes from the coding sequence GTGCTGATTGGAAAAGTCGGCCTTGATAGCTCGGCGCGCTTCACATTCCAGAGCCACGCCCACACGGATCACTTCGTTAGTGGGAGGGTTATCTTCGCAACCAAAGCCACCAAATTCCTCAGCCACCTCAGGAAGGGCGGTTTTTACCGTGAGATAGGATTTGGGAAGAGTTTCTATCTCGGCGATTACAAGGCAAGGCTCTATCCGGCCGGCCACATGCTCGGCTCTGCCGGGATAAAGCTCTGGCTTGATAACGGGACACTCTTTTACACTGGCGACACAAAGTGGTTCAAGCTCAGAACCGCTGAAAAGAGCCGCTTCCCAAGGGCGGACTTCCTAATAATCGAGGCAACCTTTGGGGTTCCAAGCTTCACATTTCCCTCACCTAAAGAAGCGGAAAAGAAGCTGGTCGCGTTCGTGGAGGAGGCACTCGACAGGGGGGAGAGGCCGGTTCTCTACGTCAACCAGACTGGAAAGGCCCAGGAGGTCATGAAGATACTCGACGTTCACGATTACACTGTAAGACCGAGCGAAGAGATGGTCAAAGTTGCGCGTGTATATTCAAAATTTGGAATTAGATTCCGAAACATTGCGAGCAATGGAGACGTCGTCCTGCACTCCTATCACTCTCCGAAGGTTGAGAACCCTCTGAACCCCTGGGAGCTGACGGTTTCGGGCTTTGGTGGTCTTAAGCTGAGCAACCACGCGGATTTCTGGGAGCTGATGAGGATTATAGAGAGGGTTAACCCCGAGAGAGTATTCACCGTCTACGGCTTCACCAGAGAATTCGCGAGAATCTTGGAGGGCATGGTCATCGAGGCACATCCGATAGGTGTGAATTCTCCCATTGACAGATTTTTGTGA
- a CDS encoding ABC transporter ATP-binding protein yields MADYIIETRELTKFFGKRNVVYHLDLRVPKGVVYGFLGPNGAGKTTTIKMLTGALKPTYGDTRIFSMEMPRERVEIMRKVGYMPERPIAYEDMTIFEFLTYMGRLLGLSKVEAVRQARELMAYTGVGRHAFNRIKELSSGQRQRVLFATALLGNPELLILDEPTSNLDPLGRMEFIGKVLELAKGGKTIFLSSHIVSEIERTCNYVGLIKDGQLIEQGRVRDLARVEGTDYDVLVSDNEKLLAFLRDKVYVREAWEEEGILRVKLDERFAEEFFIEAPAFIASEKLALRLFKPHTSPLERILMKRFNVGWKE; encoded by the coding sequence ATGGCCGACTACATAATTGAAACGCGAGAGCTGACGAAGTTCTTTGGAAAGAGGAACGTTGTCTACCACCTCGATCTAAGGGTTCCCAAAGGGGTCGTTTACGGTTTCTTAGGCCCGAACGGGGCCGGTAAGACAACGACGATTAAGATGCTCACCGGCGCCCTAAAACCCACCTACGGCGATACCAGGATTTTTAGTATGGAAATGCCGCGAGAGAGGGTTGAAATCATGAGGAAAGTCGGCTACATGCCGGAGAGGCCCATAGCCTATGAGGACATGACTATCTTTGAGTTTCTTACCTACATGGGGCGCCTCCTCGGGCTTTCTAAGGTCGAAGCGGTGAGGCAGGCGAGGGAGCTGATGGCCTACACCGGCGTTGGGAGGCACGCTTTCAACAGAATCAAGGAGCTGTCCAGTGGTCAGAGGCAGAGGGTTCTCTTCGCTACCGCGCTCCTTGGGAATCCCGAACTCCTCATCCTGGATGAACCGACGAGCAACTTAGATCCCCTCGGTAGGATGGAGTTTATAGGGAAGGTTCTTGAGCTTGCGAAGGGTGGTAAAACGATATTCCTAAGCTCGCATATAGTTAGCGAAATCGAGAGGACATGCAACTACGTTGGTCTTATAAAGGACGGCCAGCTCATCGAGCAGGGCAGGGTGAGGGACTTAGCAAGGGTGGAGGGAACGGATTACGATGTGCTCGTTTCGGACAATGAGAAGCTCTTAGCCTTCCTCCGGGACAAGGTTTACGTAAGGGAAGCTTGGGAGGAAGAGGGTATCCTAAGGGTGAAGCTCGACGAGAGGTTTGCTGAGGAGTTCTTCATTGAAGCTCCAGCGTTCATAGCCAGTGAAAAGCTCGCCCTCCGGCTCTTCAAGCCACACACAAGTCCCCTTGAGAGGATCCTTATGAAGCGCTTCAACGTGGGGTGGAAGGAATGA
- a CDS encoding ABC transporter permease gives MNAFFETGFWVVFESELRRILRSRRFKILFVVTLFPSLIYLLSPNPAGDGINPMLKAFEAMMLNLLPNYWLGIIGQLIAIILMCDLLASEMEGGTIRLLLAKPLRLSTLIASKFLAGISALAVLFGVPYATVWLYNPVVYKTGLDGLWKGLPDLLLVLGVSVLILALLGALSMFISVIINRPLYASLATFGVVFILQFLVPQIPYLQNAERYTLTYQTAVLLKAGFDKVNISSFVGVPSHSAIALVALTTAMLLPAWAILVRRDFPD, from the coding sequence ATGAATGCCTTCTTTGAAACTGGATTCTGGGTCGTTTTCGAGAGTGAACTACGTAGAATCCTCCGCTCTCGGCGTTTCAAAATTCTCTTCGTGGTAACCCTCTTCCCGTCACTCATATACCTTCTGAGCCCGAACCCAGCTGGAGATGGCATCAACCCCATGCTGAAGGCCTTTGAGGCCATGATGCTCAACCTGCTCCCCAACTACTGGCTCGGGATAATCGGTCAGCTCATAGCGATAATACTCATGTGCGACCTTTTGGCGAGCGAGATGGAGGGAGGCACTATAAGGCTCCTCCTCGCGAAGCCCCTTAGGCTAAGCACTCTCATAGCCTCGAAGTTCCTGGCTGGGATTTCGGCCCTCGCGGTCCTCTTTGGGGTTCCCTACGCGACGGTCTGGCTCTACAACCCGGTAGTTTACAAGACCGGCCTCGACGGTCTCTGGAAGGGACTTCCCGACCTCCTGCTCGTCCTCGGAGTGAGCGTCCTTATCCTGGCCCTCCTTGGCGCGCTCTCGATGTTCATATCTGTTATTATCAACAGGCCCCTCTACGCTTCACTCGCGACCTTTGGAGTAGTCTTCATACTCCAGTTCCTCGTTCCGCAGATACCCTACCTCCAGAACGCCGAGCGCTACACCCTCACCTATCAGACCGCAGTTCTCCTCAAGGCGGGCTTTGATAAGGTTAACATCTCCAGTTTTGTCGGTGTTCCGTCCCATTCAGCCATAGCCCTTGTTGCCCTGACCACTGCGATGCTCCTACCCGCGTGGGCAATCCTCGTGAGGCGCGACTTCCCGGACTGA
- a CDS encoding methylmalonyl-CoA mutase family protein, producing the protein MTFDKEKLAKIQEEEKRWEETTVKKFIERRPERKEKFMTDDGFEIKRVYTPTDLGEDWDYMGELGFPGEYPFTRGVYATMYRGRFWTMRQYAGFGTAEESNRRYKYLLEQGQTGLSVAFDLPTQIGYDSDHPMSEGEVGKVGVAIDSLWDMKILFDGIPLDKVSTSMTINSTAANLLAMYILVAEEQGVTPDKLRGTVQNDILKEYIARGTYIFPPVPSMRLTTDIIMYCAEHVPKWNPISISGYHIREAGANAVQEVAFTLADGIEYVNAVIDRGMDVDKFAGRLSFFFNAHNNFLEEVAKFRAARKLWAYIMKEWFNAKNPRSMLLRFHTQTAGSTLTAQQPENNIVRVAIQALAAVLGGTQSLHTNSYDEALSLPTEKSVRIALRTQQIIAYESGVADIIDPLGGSYYIEWLTDHIYEEALKYIEKIQKMGGMMRAIERGYIQKEIAESAYKFQKEVEEKKRIIVGVNEFVTDEPLDVDILKVDPSMRGKQIERLEKLRSEREGKKVEEVLDKLRNAAETDDENLMPYIIEAHRHLATLGEVTDVLREVWGEYRAPLIF; encoded by the coding sequence GTGACGTTCGATAAAGAGAAGCTCGCGAAGATTCAGGAGGAAGAGAAGCGCTGGGAGGAGACGACGGTTAAGAAGTTCATCGAGAGGAGGCCAGAGAGAAAGGAGAAGTTCATGACGGATGACGGTTTTGAGATAAAGCGCGTTTACACTCCCACTGACCTCGGCGAGGACTGGGACTACATGGGGGAGCTGGGATTTCCTGGTGAGTATCCGTTCACGAGGGGTGTTTACGCCACCATGTACCGCGGCCGCTTCTGGACGATGAGACAGTATGCAGGCTTTGGAACGGCAGAAGAGAGCAATAGGCGCTACAAATACCTCCTTGAGCAGGGCCAGACGGGTTTGAGCGTTGCCTTTGACCTGCCGACCCAGATCGGCTACGACTCAGACCACCCGATGAGTGAGGGTGAAGTTGGAAAGGTCGGCGTCGCAATTGACTCGCTCTGGGACATGAAGATTCTCTTCGACGGAATACCGCTTGACAAGGTCTCTACATCAATGACCATCAACTCTACAGCGGCAAATCTTCTAGCCATGTACATCCTTGTGGCTGAGGAGCAGGGTGTTACACCGGATAAGCTCCGCGGAACGGTTCAGAACGACATCCTCAAGGAGTATATAGCGCGCGGCACCTACATCTTCCCGCCGGTGCCGAGCATGCGCCTTACGACCGATATCATAATGTACTGCGCCGAGCACGTTCCCAAGTGGAACCCGATAAGTATAAGTGGCTATCACATCCGCGAGGCCGGGGCCAACGCCGTCCAGGAGGTTGCCTTCACCCTCGCCGATGGTATTGAGTACGTTAACGCCGTCATCGACCGTGGCATGGACGTCGACAAGTTCGCAGGAAGGCTGAGCTTCTTTTTCAACGCCCACAACAACTTCCTTGAGGAAGTTGCCAAGTTCAGGGCCGCGAGAAAGCTCTGGGCTTACATCATGAAGGAGTGGTTCAACGCCAAGAACCCACGCTCGATGCTCCTGCGCTTCCACACCCAGACGGCAGGCTCAACACTGACGGCCCAGCAACCGGAGAACAACATCGTCCGCGTTGCGATTCAGGCTCTGGCGGCAGTCCTCGGCGGAACTCAATCCTTACACACCAACTCGTACGATGAAGCATTGAGTCTCCCGACCGAGAAGAGCGTGAGGATAGCCCTTAGAACCCAGCAGATTATAGCATACGAGAGCGGCGTTGCCGACATCATTGACCCGCTTGGAGGGAGCTACTATATCGAGTGGCTCACCGACCACATCTACGAGGAGGCTTTGAAATACATCGAGAAGATCCAGAAGATGGGCGGCATGATGCGCGCCATAGAGCGCGGTTACATCCAGAAGGAGATAGCCGAGTCTGCTTACAAGTTCCAGAAGGAGGTCGAGGAGAAGAAGCGCATCATCGTCGGCGTCAACGAGTTCGTGACGGACGAGCCGCTCGACGTCGATATACTCAAGGTCGATCCGAGCATGAGGGGCAAGCAGATTGAGAGGCTGGAGAAGCTCCGCTCCGAGCGCGAGGGCAAGAAGGTGGAAGAGGTCCTCGATAAGCTCAGGAACGCCGCCGAAACGGACGACGAGAACCTCATGCCCTACATCATCGAGGCGCACAGGCATTTGGCAACGCTTGGCGAGGTTACGGACGTTCTTCGCGAGGTCTGGGGCGAGTACCGCGCTCCGCTGATATTCTGA
- a CDS encoding CGP-CTERM sorting domain-containing protein produces MGHGTVVLGDSYDSATLVGLNETCILFYDSGGNITFALKLRIVSVNVSIGTWKVELGIPYLDTSNSVAVSIDAPGNTSTTRTPESHGICGPAFLVGLTLVPVLLRRHD; encoded by the coding sequence TTGGGGCATGGAACTGTCGTGCTCGGGGATTCTTATGATTCCGCTACCCTAGTGGGGCTGAACGAGACCTGCATTTTATTCTACGACTCGGGAGGGAACATAACGTTCGCTCTGAAGCTCAGAATAGTGTCCGTGAACGTTTCCATAGGGACGTGGAAGGTGGAGCTTGGCATTCCCTATCTTGACACGTCTAACTCGGTGGCAGTGTCCATTGATGCTCCTGGGAACACTAGCACAACCAGAACGCCAGAAAGCCATGGAATATGCGGGCCTGCCTTTTTGGTTGGCCTAACCCTTGTTCCGGTTCTCCTAAGGAGGCATGATTGA
- a CDS encoding 50S ribosomal protein L39e: protein MARNKPLAKKLRLAKAVKQNRRVPVWVIVKTNRKVMTHPKRRMWRRTKLKE from the coding sequence ATGGCGAGAAACAAGCCGCTTGCGAAGAAGCTCAGACTTGCCAAGGCCGTGAAGCAGAACAGGCGCGTTCCAGTCTGGGTCATTGTCAAGACCAACAGGAAGGTCATGACCCATCCCAAGAGGAGAATGTGGAGAAGGACCAAACTTAAGGAGTGA
- a CDS encoding 50S ribosomal protein L31e has translation MPIKPGEEVIFVVPIQRIKKRVPRWKRAPRAARFLREWIARHAKAEEVVIGTDVNEKIWERGAEKPPSRLRVKVIVEESEGKRIAKVSLA, from the coding sequence ATGCCGATCAAGCCGGGTGAGGAAGTCATATTCGTCGTCCCGATCCAGAGGATAAAGAAGCGCGTCCCGCGCTGGAAGAGAGCACCGAGGGCCGCTCGCTTCCTCCGTGAGTGGATAGCGAGGCACGCCAAGGCCGAAGAAGTGGTAATCGGCACCGACGTCAACGAGAAGATCTGGGAGCGCGGGGCCGAGAAGCCACCGAGCAGGCTCCGCGTCAAGGTCATCGTCGAGGAGAGCGAAGGCAAGAGGATTGCCAAGGTCTCCCTCGCTTGA